The Natranaerovirga hydrolytica genome contains the following window.
GCTGCTTTTGCAACACTGTTCGTCATTTCTAGTATTGTGCTTTCCAATACCAATAAAGAGGAAGCCAATAAAGAAATGGATTTAGTGGATCTTAATACGCCAATAGAAGAAGAAAGTGAAAGGTTAATAGAACCTATTTCTTTAGAAATTGAAGATGAACATAATGACGAAGATGAAGAAACAGAAACAGAAACAGAAGAAGAAACAGTTGAAGAAAACATAGTAGAAAATAATGATGACATTTTAGAAAAGGAAAACGATGATGTTGCAGAAAAAAATGATACCATTATTGAAAATGAAGAAGAAGTTGTAACAACTGTAGCCCAAAGTTCTGAAGCCATAGAGACAAAAGTAGATTCCCAACCTATAGTAACCTTTAACCCAGAAAGTGGGATGGATTGGCCTATTCAAGGTGAACTCTTAATGCCTTATAGTATGGAGGAGACCATTTACTTTGAAACATTAGATCAGTATAAATACAATCCAGCAATGACCATAAAAGCTATGATTGGTACAGAGGTAAAGGCAGCAGCAACAGGCGAAGTAATAGAGATAGCTCACAAAAAAGATGTTGGCACAACAGTGACGCTAAAACATAATGAAGAATATAAAACAGTTTATGGACAGTTAACGGATATCCAGTACAATGAAGGGGATATTATTGAAGCTGGAGAAATCATTGGAACTGTTCAGACACCAACAATATTTTATGTTAAGGAAGGCAGTCACTTATATTTTCAAGTGCTAAAAGAAGATAAACCTATTAATCCAATTTCATTATTAAATTAAAAAATCCGAAGGCGTCTGTACGTCTTCGGATTTTTCTGTAGTTATAAATAGTGTCTAAAGCATAGTATAAGCTAAATATAGTGCGCCTGCTGATAAAACAAGACACAATGCAGCTGTTTTTTTAACTGGTGAAAAAATAAATGTAACAATTCCTAAAGCAAGTCCTAGTCCACCCATTAAAAAGTTTTGTAACATTAATGCTATAAAACCAAATAAAATACCTAATAAAGCAAGTGTACTTCCCATACCTTCACTAATTAATGAGGTTTTCTTCGGCACAACTACTTCTTCAGTTGTTGTATTTTCTTCGCTCATGTAAGCTACCCCCTTTATATCATTGTAATAAAAAAATTACCGTAAATTGATTATAACTCATATAATCAGTTATTTCATTAGACAAAAAAATAAAGTGTCGTAAAAATGGACAAATGTAATTAATGTAACAATTTCTTCCTCTGAAACCAAGCCACCTATTTTTGTGAATTACAATAGGCTATCAACTAAATTCCAACAATTTTATAAGCAATTTCAGTCATCATAGACTTTAACAAATTTATAAAATCTTTAGGTGGGATTTTAGAATCGTATAAAACCCAATATTTTATAGTCGATCGAAGGGCTTCTACAAAATAAGTGTTGAAAAAATCTTTATGATCATTATTAGAGAAAGTATCTGCGAATGATGTCATTATTAAAGGTTCAATAGCTTTTATAAAGTAATCATTAAATGGATTATGTGTCTCTATTTTTAAGATAGTATAATAAAAACTTCTATTCTCATAAAAATAAAAACACAATTTCTCTAATACATCCCAAGTATTCGTATTTAAATCTTGTTCAACGTTAGCAACGAAATCAGTATAATAAATCCAATTTACCAAATCGTACTTGTCTTTAAAATGATAATAGAAACTTTTTCGATTCATGTGACATATTCCAGTAATATCGTGAATACAAATTTTGGAAAAGGGTTTCGTTGTAAGTAACTCTTTCATAGCGCTTGCCAGCGCCTTTTTAGTAATCAAGGATTCAG
Protein-coding sequences here:
- a CDS encoding M23 family metallopeptidase, whose amino-acid sequence is MNKEKIQSFVKGKQFYYVLLAAFATLFVISSIVLSNTNKEEANKEMDLVDLNTPIEEESERLIEPISLEIEDEHNDEDEETETETEEETVEENIVENNDDILEKENDDVAEKNDTIIENEEEVVTTVAQSSEAIETKVDSQPIVTFNPESGMDWPIQGELLMPYSMEETIYFETLDQYKYNPAMTIKAMIGTEVKAAATGEVIEIAHKKDVGTTVTLKHNEEYKTVYGQLTDIQYNEGDIIEAGEIIGTVQTPTIFYVKEGSHLYFQVLKEDKPINPISLLN
- a CDS encoding TetR/AcrR family transcriptional regulator C-terminal domain-containing protein, which encodes MNRKSFYYHFKDKYDLVNWIYYTDFVANVEQDLNTNTWDVLEKLCFYFYENRSFYYTILKIETHNPFNDYFIKAIEPLIMTSFADTFSNNDHKDFFNTYFVEALRSTIKYWVLYDSKIPPKDFINLLKSMMTEIAYKIVGI